Proteins encoded in a region of the Pelmatolapia mariae isolate MD_Pm_ZW linkage group LG6, Pm_UMD_F_2, whole genome shotgun sequence genome:
- the LOC134628964 gene encoding dnaJ homolog subfamily A member 3, mitochondrial-like, whose translation MASSAARLTTRWLTASVSSGYRSGRFLIISAGNGGVCPATISQTHRAGTAVSLSSWTRGNAVTLRGLTGVRCPYGISCCSFHCSSRLVNKQDLYEVLGISRTASQKDIKKAYYQLAKKYHPDTNPNDPEAKEKFAKLAEAYEVLSDEVKRKQYDTYGASGFDPNRAGAGQQQYYRAGGATIDPEELFRKIFGEFTGSMGFGNINSMFEERPEFVMELTFSEAAKGVNKELNVNIDDTCQRCDGRGNEPGTKVSHCHYCNGTGMESISTGPFMMRSTCRRCGGKGSIINTPCALCRGSGQTKKRQTVTVPVPAGVDNGQTVRMSVGTKEILITFRVQRSPVFRRNGVDIHSDAFISIAQAILGGTATTQGLYETISIVIPAGCQADQIIRLQGKGIRRINSYSYGDHYVHIKIKVPKKLTRRQRSLLLSYAEEETEVQGTVSGVSPSGGGGSSTSATSTKSTTSEEGQDKQKEKEEEGGFFSKLKKMFS comes from the exons ATGGCGTCCTCCGCTGCCCGGCTGACTACACGCTGGTTAACAGCATCAGTTTCTTCTGGATATCGTAGCGGCCGTTTTCTCATTATTTCCGCCGGGAATGGAGGAGTTTGTCCAGCGACCATATCACAGACACACCGGGCAGGGACAGCGGTTAGCCTGAGCTCCTGGACACGAGGAAATGCCGTGACATTGAGAGGACTGACAG GGGTGAGATGTCCCTATGGGATTAGCTGCTGCTCTTTCCACTGCAGCAGCAGACTAGTAAACAAGCAGGACTTGTATGAAGTCCTGGGTATCTCCCGCACTGCCTCACAGAAGGACATCAAGAAGGCTTACTACCAG CTGGCAAAGAAGTACCACCCAGACACCAACCCAAATGACCCAGAGGCCAAAGAGAAGTTTGCAAAGCTAGCTGAAGCATAtgag GTGCTGAGTGACGAGGTGAAGAGGAAGCAGTATGACACGTACGGCGCGTCGGGCTTTGACCCGAACCGTGCTGGTGCTGGCCAGCAGCAGTACTACAGGGCTGGGGGCGCCACTATAGATCCCGAGGAGCTCTTCAGGAAGATCTTTGGAGAGTTTACAGGAAGCATGGGCTTCGGAAACATCAACAGCATGTTTGAAGAAAGGCCTGAA TTTGTGATGGAGCTTACGTTTTCGGAGGCGGCAAAGGGCGTGAATAAGGAGCTGAATGTGAACATTGACGACACGTGCCAGAGGTGTGACGGGAGGGGCAACGAGCCGGGGACTAAGGTGTCTCACTGTCACTACTGCAATGGCACAGGGATG GAGTCGATCAGCACAGGACCCTTCATGATGCGCTCAACGTGCCGGCGCTGTGGTGGGAAAGGATCCATCATAAACACGCCCTGCGCCCTGTGCAGAGGTTCAGGCCAGACTAAGAAGAGGCAGACAGTCACTGTGCCCGTACCTGCCG GAGTGGACAATGGTCAGACGGTGCGAATGTCAGTAGGAACTAAAGAAATCCTCATTACATTCAGA GTTCAGAGGAGCCCGGTGTTCAGACGTAATGGAGTAGACATCCACTCTGATGCCTTCATCTCAATAGCGCAGGCCATCCTGGGAGGCACAGCCACCACACAGGGCCTCTATGAAACCATCAGTATTGTG ATTCCTGCCGGCTGCCAGGCTGATCAGATCATCAGGCTGCAGGGGAAAGGCATTCGGAGGATAAACAGCTACAGCTACGGAGATCATTATGTTCACATTAAGATCAAAGTGCCCAA GAAGTTGACTCGGAGGCAGCGCTCTCTTCTACTGAGTTATGCAGAGGAAGAGACGGAGGTTCAGGGGACTGTCAGCGGCGTCAGTCCTTCAGGAG GAGGGGGCAGCAGTACTTCAGCCACCAGCACAAAGTCAACCACATCAGAAGAGGGACAGGACAAGcagaaggagaaagaggaggagggaggcttCTTTTCCAaactaaagaaaatgtttagctGA